One Ignavibacterium album JCM 16511 genomic region harbors:
- a CDS encoding patatin-like phospholipase family protein, which translates to MLKSLKIILVCLYFVSISTFPQTIYEFNIPLKEKQLPFGLKTQISANKPVIGFALSGGGARGIAQVGVLRALEEYQIFPDIIVGTSMGSIVGGLYSAGYSVDELDTIARKTNWNDLLTLNRQSNRRDFFVDQKVTEDRAVLTLRLDGLNPVFPTSFNDGQKLSNYLNILTFDAPIHSQRNFDLLKNKFRAVCTNLIDGSPVVLSGGSLSKALRASSSVTFFLAPVKYDSLTLVDGGLVANVPVEITKQTGADLVVAVDVTSPLWSEKELNYPWIIADQIVSIPMRLVNRRQLEYADFIISPELNDFTSADFGKVDSLILLGYENSVEYASKLRAIIDSIYTNNISEEEIVFRNVSITDSLTEDELKVFGSNFIEKTSNIEIQKKLEQLFETGYYKNLSATLVNDSDINKLTLNKSFNQKVKDIVLIGVSLISSDGIDEIFSDIKGKPYSSVKLSEALTKLMSLYRKGGYSLAEIQEISFDEETNILKIFVDEGIISKIIVEGNNRTSERVITRELPFSEGDFFKIIDVENGLKNLRSTGLFESVDISVYDQNGQNILLIKVDEKQTGQLRVGYRLDNEYRFQLGLDIREENLFGTGTELGFIFFGGIRSRSYILEQKANRIFDTYFTYKINAFYKLKDIFNYKDKPMQTDSRFSRENNGKYRQINYGVSLGVGTQVGRFGNLILEGKYQTDKIKNTQLSPVEPYEYKNVSFRISSTIDTQDKLPYPENGIYFNGFYETAQTFLGGNLSYTSFGFEYRNYFSSDPRHVFAPKIILGFADKTTPLGQQFSLGGQESFYGMHEYEFRGRQIFLASLMYRYKVPVKIFFDTYFKFRYDLGTTWAEQEQIKFKDLRHGIGGAVSFDTPIGPAEFAVGRSFLFRKDLPENPISWGDILFYFSIGYYY; encoded by the coding sequence ACAAACCTGTCATAGGATTTGCTCTAAGCGGTGGAGGTGCTCGCGGCATTGCGCAGGTCGGTGTTCTGAGGGCATTGGAAGAATATCAAATTTTTCCCGACATAATTGTCGGAACAAGTATGGGCAGTATAGTCGGTGGACTTTATTCTGCCGGTTACTCTGTTGATGAGCTTGATACAATTGCAAGAAAAACAAATTGGAACGATTTACTTACTTTAAACAGACAATCAAACCGAAGAGATTTTTTTGTTGATCAGAAAGTAACTGAAGACAGAGCAGTGCTAACTTTACGGCTTGATGGATTAAATCCGGTTTTTCCCACATCATTTAACGACGGACAGAAACTTTCAAATTATCTTAACATTTTAACTTTTGATGCTCCGATTCATTCGCAAAGAAATTTTGATTTACTGAAAAATAAATTCAGAGCCGTTTGTACAAATCTTATTGACGGCTCGCCAGTTGTACTTAGTGGTGGCTCTTTAAGTAAAGCACTCAGAGCAAGCTCAAGCGTTACATTTTTTCTTGCACCCGTTAAATATGATTCGTTAACACTTGTTGATGGTGGACTTGTTGCAAATGTTCCTGTAGAAATAACAAAGCAAACAGGAGCAGATTTAGTCGTTGCTGTTGATGTTACAAGTCCGCTTTGGTCAGAAAAAGAATTAAACTATCCTTGGATAATTGCAGACCAGATTGTAAGTATTCCGATGAGGTTGGTTAATCGCCGACAACTTGAATACGCTGATTTTATCATATCACCAGAGTTAAATGATTTTACTTCAGCAGATTTCGGAAAGGTTGATAGCTTAATATTACTCGGTTATGAAAATTCTGTTGAGTACGCCAGTAAACTTAGAGCAATTATTGATTCAATCTACACAAATAATATCTCGGAAGAAGAAATTGTATTTAGGAATGTTTCTATTACAGATTCATTAACTGAAGATGAGCTAAAAGTTTTTGGATCAAACTTTATTGAGAAAACATCAAACATAGAAATTCAGAAAAAGTTAGAGCAACTTTTTGAAACAGGTTATTACAAAAATCTTTCTGCTACACTGGTAAATGATTCGGATATCAATAAGCTCACTCTTAATAAATCATTTAATCAGAAAGTAAAAGATATAGTTCTGATAGGCGTATCACTTATAAGTTCAGATGGAATTGATGAAATATTCTCAGATATAAAAGGTAAGCCATACTCTTCAGTTAAACTTTCAGAAGCACTTACAAAGCTAATGAGTTTATACCGAAAGGGAGGTTATTCGCTTGCAGAAATTCAGGAAATATCCTTTGATGAAGAAACAAATATTCTGAAAATTTTTGTTGACGAAGGAATTATTTCTAAAATCATTGTTGAAGGAAATAATAGAACCAGTGAAAGAGTAATAACGCGCGAGCTACCTTTTTCTGAAGGGGATTTTTTCAAAATAATTGATGTTGAAAATGGATTAAAAAATTTAAGAAGCACTGGTCTTTTTGAGAGCGTTGATATTTCAGTTTATGACCAGAACGGACAAAATATATTGCTTATAAAAGTTGATGAAAAACAAACCGGACAACTTAGAGTTGGTTATCGTCTTGATAATGAATACAGATTTCAGCTTGGGCTTGATATTCGTGAAGAAAATCTTTTCGGAACGGGAACAGAACTTGGTTTTATTTTCTTTGGTGGAATAAGAAGCCGTTCATACATTCTTGAGCAAAAAGCTAATAGAATTTTTGATACTTATTTCACTTATAAGATTAATGCATTTTATAAGTTGAAGGATATTTTTAACTATAAAGACAAACCAATGCAAACAGACTCCAGATTTTCCAGAGAAAATAATGGAAAATACAGACAAATAAATTATGGTGTTTCGCTTGGTGTTGGAACTCAGGTTGGAAGATTTGGTAATCTTATATTAGAAGGAAAGTACCAGACAGATAAAATTAAAAATACTCAGCTTTCACCCGTTGAACCTTACGAATACAAAAACGTCAGCTTCAGGATAAGCTCAACAATAGATACACAGGACAAACTTCCTTATCCTGAAAATGGTATTTACTTCAACGGGTTTTATGAAACAGCACAGACATTTTTAGGTGGAAATCTAAGCTACACAAGCTTTGGTTTTGAATACAGAAATTATTTTTCTTCCGACCCAAGACATGTTTTTGCTCCAAAAATTATACTGGGATTTGCTGATAAAACAACTCCGCTTGGTCAGCAATTTTCTCTTGGCGGTCAGGAATCCTTTTATGGAATGCATGAATATGAATTCAGGGGCAGACAAATTTTTCTTGCCTCTCTTATGTACAGATATAAAGTTCCGGTTAAGATTTTCTTTGATACATACTTTAAGTTCAGGTATGACCTTGGAACAACCTGGGCTGAACAGGAACAGATAAAATTTAAAGATCTTCGACACGGCATTGGCGGAGCTGTTTCTTTTGATACACCAATTGGTCCTGCGGAGTTTGCTGTTGGAAGAAGTTTTCTTTTCAGAAAAGATTTGCCCGAGAATCCAATTAGCTGGGGCGATATTCTTTTCTACTTTTCGATAGGATATTACTACTAG